A single region of the Rhodoligotrophos defluvii genome encodes:
- a CDS encoding tetratricopeptide repeat protein, translating into MRRAKQALFGTAMALSMAAAAVLAPALGDARELRSLSGSYLAGQFASQTRDVDQAARYFADALEQDPNNSLLLERAFVAELGAGNIMRAEVLAKRLVAINSRHRLAHIVLGVSDMRRGAQAEARKHFEQAAYTPIGELTSGLLTAWSYAAQRDLLKATKALNILDRNESFGIYKTFHEALIADLLGVKAKAETLYKKAYDESSNSLRIVQAYGNFLERQGNVERARDIYETFLTVSPDHPVVAQTLARIGHGQPAPFIGDATDGAAEALFGLASALTDESGIDLALTYARLTLSLKPSLPAVQTLLGDIFENMKQYRAAIAAYEKVQFGSALRPNADIRIAINLSELDQKDEARAHLERLIKRDPKNYEALVTLGTILRSQSKFAEAATYYTKALDTVGELTQRNWSVLYFRGISYERSKQWDKAEADFLKALELEPDQPLVLNYLGYSWLEQDRNLDEAMKMIEKAVEQRPNDGFIIDSLGWAYYKRGDYARAVEELERAVELQPNDAAINDHLGDAYWRVGRKLEAKFQWQHAKDSQPEPDLLKSIEAKLANGLPDAAPAPEVATPNSEKRS; encoded by the coding sequence ATGAGACGCGCCAAGCAGGCTTTATTCGGAACCGCCATGGCCTTGAGCATGGCCGCCGCAGCGGTTCTCGCGCCAGCGCTCGGTGATGCCCGCGAGCTTCGGTCGCTTTCGGGAAGCTATTTGGCCGGGCAATTCGCTTCGCAGACCCGCGACGTGGACCAGGCGGCGCGCTATTTCGCCGATGCGCTGGAACAGGATCCGAACAATTCTCTGCTGCTGGAACGGGCGTTCGTCGCAGAATTGGGCGCCGGCAACATCATGCGCGCCGAGGTTCTGGCGAAGCGGCTGGTGGCGATCAACTCGCGGCACCGGCTGGCCCATATCGTGCTGGGGGTCTCTGACATGCGGCGCGGCGCCCAGGCCGAGGCGCGCAAGCATTTCGAGCAGGCGGCCTACACGCCTATAGGCGAGTTGACGAGCGGCCTTCTGACCGCGTGGAGCTATGCCGCCCAGCGTGACTTGCTGAAGGCCACCAAGGCGCTGAACATCCTGGACCGTAACGAATCCTTCGGGATCTACAAGACGTTCCACGAGGCGCTGATTGCCGATCTGCTCGGCGTCAAGGCCAAAGCCGAGACGCTTTACAAGAAGGCTTATGACGAATCGTCGAATTCGCTGCGGATCGTGCAGGCCTATGGCAATTTTCTTGAGCGGCAGGGGAATGTTGAGAGGGCAAGGGATATCTACGAGACCTTCCTCACGGTGTCTCCCGACCACCCGGTGGTCGCGCAAACCCTGGCCCGCATCGGCCATGGCCAGCCCGCACCCTTCATCGGCGATGCCACGGACGGCGCTGCGGAGGCCCTGTTCGGCTTGGCGAGCGCGCTGACGGACGAATCGGGCATCGATCTGGCTCTGACCTATGCGCGGCTCACATTGAGCCTCAAGCCGAGCTTACCGGCCGTGCAGACCCTGCTCGGGGACATCTTCGAGAACATGAAGCAGTATCGGGCGGCGATCGCGGCTTACGAAAAGGTGCAGTTCGGCTCGGCGCTGCGGCCCAACGCGGATATCCGCATCGCCATAAACCTGAGCGAGCTCGATCAGAAGGACGAAGCGCGCGCGCATCTGGAGCGGTTGATCAAGCGCGATCCGAAGAACTACGAGGCGCTGGTGACCCTCGGCACGATCCTGCGCAGCCAGTCCAAGTTCGCGGAGGCGGCCACCTACTACACCAAGGCCTTGGATACCGTGGGCGAACTCACCCAGCGGAACTGGTCCGTGCTGTACTTCCGCGGTATTTCCTATGAGCGCTCGAAGCAGTGGGACAAGGCGGAGGCGGATTTCCTCAAGGCGCTGGAGCTCGAACCCGATCAGCCCCTCGTGCTCAATTATCTAGGCTATTCCTGGCTGGAGCAGGACCGCAACCTCGATGAAGCCATGAAGATGATCGAGAAGGCGGTCGAGCAGCGGCCCAACGACGGCTTTATTATCGACAGCCTCGGCTGGGCTTACTACAAGCGGGGCGATTATGCGCGGGCCGTCGAGGAGCTGGAGCGCGCGGTCGAGCTGCAACCCAACGACGCGGCGATCAACGATCACTTGGGTGACGCCTATTGGCGGGTGGGCCGAAAGCTGGAAGCCAAGTTCCAGTGGCAGCATGCCAAAGACAGCCAGCCCGAGCCGGATCTCTTGAAATCGATCGAGGCGAAACTCGCCAACGGCTTGCCCGACGCGGCGCCAGCACCCGAGGTGGCCACCCCGAATTCCGAGAAGCGGTCCTAG